A genomic stretch from Theropithecus gelada isolate Dixy chromosome 2, Tgel_1.0, whole genome shotgun sequence includes:
- the GNL3 gene encoding guanine nucleotide-binding protein-like 3 isoform X1, which translates to MKRPKLKKASKRMTCHKRYKIQKKVREHHRKLRKEAKKRGHKKPRKDPGVPNSAPFKEALLREAELRKQRLEELKQQQKLDRQKELGKKRKLETNPDIKPSNVEPMEKAFGLCKTENKAKSGKQNSKKLYCQELKKVIEASDVVLEVLDARDPLGCRCPQVEEAIVQSGQKKLVLILNKSDLVPKENLESWLNYLKKELPTVVFRASTKPKDKGKITKRVKAKKNAAPFGSEVCFGKEGLWKLLGSFQETCGKAIQVGVIGFPNVGKSSIINSLKQEQMCNVGVSMGLTRSMQVVPLDKQITIIDSPSFIVSPLNSSSALALRSPASIEVVKPMEAASAILAQADARQVVLKYTVPGYRNSLEFFTMLAQRRGMHQKGGIPNVEGAAKLLWSEWTGASLAYYCHTPTSWTPPPYFNESIVVDMKRDFNLEELEKNNAQSIKAIKGPHLASSILFQSSGLTNGIIEEKDIHEELPKRKERKQEEEEDDKDSDQEIIDEEVDEKSSGMFAAEETGEALSEESTAGEQSTRSFILDKMIEDDDAYDFSTDYV; encoded by the exons ATGAAGCGGCCTA AGTTAAAGAAAGCAAGTAAACGCATGACCTGCCATAAGCGGTATAAAATCCAAAAAAAG GTTCGAGAACATCATCGAAAATTAAGGAAGGAGGCTAAAAAGCGGGGTCACAAGAAGCCTAGGAAAGACCCAGGAGTTCCAAACAGTGCTCCCTTTAAGGAGGCTCTTCTTAGGGAAGCTGAGCTAAGGAAACAGAGG CTTGAAGAACTAAAACAGCAGCAGAAACTTGACAGGCAGAAGGaactaggaaagaaaagaaaacttgaaactAATCCTGATATTAAGCCATCAAATGTGGAACCTATGGAAAAG GCATTTGGGCTTTGCAAAACTGAGAACAAAGCCAAGTCAGGAAAACAGAATTCAAAGAAGCTGTACTGCCAAGAACTTAAAAAG gTGATTGAAGCCTCCGATGTTGTCCTAGAGGTGTTGGATGCCAGAGATCCTCTTGGTTGCAGATGTCCTCAGGTAGAAGAGGCCATTGTCCAGAGTGGACAGAAAAAGCTGGTACTTATATTGAATAAATCAG ATCTGGTACCAAAGGAGAATTTGGAGAGCTGgctaaattatttgaagaaagaattgCCAACAGTGGTGTTCAGAGCCTCAACAAAACCGAAGGATAAAGGGAAGATAACCAAG CGTGTGAAGGCAAAGAAGAATGCTGCTCCATTCGGAAGTGAAGTCTGCTTTGGGAAAGAGGGCCTTTGGAAACTTCTTGGAAGTTTTCAGGAGACTTGCGGCAAAGCCATTCAGGTTGGAGTAATTG GTTTCCCAAATGTGGGGAAAAGCAGCATTATCAATAGCTTAAAACAAGAACAGATGTGTAATGTTGGTGTATCCATGGGGCTTACAAG GAGCATGCAAGTTGTCCCCTTGGACAAACAGATCACAATCATAGATAGTCCAAGCTTCATCGTATCTCCACTTAATTCCTCCTCTGCACTTGCTCTGCGAAGTCCAGCAAGTATTGAAGTAGTAAAACCGATGGAGGCTGCCAGTGCCatccttgcccaggctgatgcTCGACAG gtagTACTGAAATATACTGTCCCAGGCTACAGGAATTCTCTGGAATTTTTTACTATGCTTGCTCAGAGAAGAGGTATGCACCAAAAAGGTGGAATCCCAAATGTTGAAGGTGCTGCCAAACTGCTGTGGTCTGAGTGGACAGG tGCGTCATTAGCTTACTATTGCCATACCCCTACATCTTGGACTCCTCCTCCATATTTTAATGAGAGTATTGTGGTAGACATGAAAAGGGACTTCAATCTGGAAGAACTGGAAAAGAACAATGCACAGAGCATAAAAG CCATCAAGGGTCCTCATTTGGCCAGTAGCATCCTTTTCCAGTCTTCTGGTCTGACAAATGgaataatagaagaaaaggaCATACATGAAGAATTGCCAAAACggaaagaaaggaagcaggaggaggaggaggatgacaAAGACAGTGATCAGGAAATTATTGATGAAGAAGTTGAT GAAAAGAGCTCAGGCATGTTTGCTGCAGAAGAGACAGGGGAGGCACTGTCTGAGGAGTCTACAGCAG GTGAACAGTCTACAAGGTCTTTTATCTTGGATAAAATGATTGAAGACGATGATGCTTATGACTTCAGTACAGATTATGTGTAA
- the SPCS1 gene encoding signal peptidase complex subunit 1 isoform X2: MVRGGDMGCIGPSETSASGAAAIALPGVEGPPGNAQFQTLALTVHKSRSPSPRSLPPAVGCPPPQPAMLEHLSSLPTQMDYKGQKLAEQMFQGIILFSALTLPPWPIYRRHPLKWLPVQDSSTDDKKPGERKIKRHAKNN, encoded by the exons ATGGTGCGGGGCGGGGACATGGGCTGTATCGGCCCGTCGGAGACTTCCGCTTCCGGGGCCGCAGCCATCGCTCTCCCGGGCGTAGAAGGCCCGCCTGGCAACGCGCAGTTTCAGACCTTGGCCCTCACAGTCCATAAGTCTCGGTCGCCCTCGCCTCGCAGCCTGCCACCCGCGGTCGGCTGCCCGCCTCCTCAGCCAGCCATGCTGGAGCATCTGAGCTCGCTGCCCACGCAGATG GATTACAAGGGCCAGAAGCTAGCTGAACAGATGTTTCAgggaattattcttttttctgca CTGACACTTCCTCCATGGCCCATTTATCGCCGGCATCCTCTCAAGTGGTTACCTGTTCAAGACTCAAGCACAGACGACAAGAAACcaggggaaagaaaaattaagaggcATGCTAAAAATAATTGA
- the GNL3 gene encoding guanine nucleotide-binding protein-like 3 isoform X2, producing the protein MTCHKRYKIQKKVREHHRKLRKEAKKRGHKKPRKDPGVPNSAPFKEALLREAELRKQRLEELKQQQKLDRQKELGKKRKLETNPDIKPSNVEPMEKAFGLCKTENKAKSGKQNSKKLYCQELKKVIEASDVVLEVLDARDPLGCRCPQVEEAIVQSGQKKLVLILNKSDLVPKENLESWLNYLKKELPTVVFRASTKPKDKGKITKRVKAKKNAAPFGSEVCFGKEGLWKLLGSFQETCGKAIQVGVIGFPNVGKSSIINSLKQEQMCNVGVSMGLTRSMQVVPLDKQITIIDSPSFIVSPLNSSSALALRSPASIEVVKPMEAASAILAQADARQVVLKYTVPGYRNSLEFFTMLAQRRGMHQKGGIPNVEGAAKLLWSEWTGASLAYYCHTPTSWTPPPYFNESIVVDMKRDFNLEELEKNNAQSIKAIKGPHLASSILFQSSGLTNGIIEEKDIHEELPKRKERKQEEEEDDKDSDQEIIDEEVDEKSSGMFAAEETGEALSEESTAGEQSTRSFILDKMIEDDDAYDFSTDYV; encoded by the exons ATGACCTGCCATAAGCGGTATAAAATCCAAAAAAAG GTTCGAGAACATCATCGAAAATTAAGGAAGGAGGCTAAAAAGCGGGGTCACAAGAAGCCTAGGAAAGACCCAGGAGTTCCAAACAGTGCTCCCTTTAAGGAGGCTCTTCTTAGGGAAGCTGAGCTAAGGAAACAGAGG CTTGAAGAACTAAAACAGCAGCAGAAACTTGACAGGCAGAAGGaactaggaaagaaaagaaaacttgaaactAATCCTGATATTAAGCCATCAAATGTGGAACCTATGGAAAAG GCATTTGGGCTTTGCAAAACTGAGAACAAAGCCAAGTCAGGAAAACAGAATTCAAAGAAGCTGTACTGCCAAGAACTTAAAAAG gTGATTGAAGCCTCCGATGTTGTCCTAGAGGTGTTGGATGCCAGAGATCCTCTTGGTTGCAGATGTCCTCAGGTAGAAGAGGCCATTGTCCAGAGTGGACAGAAAAAGCTGGTACTTATATTGAATAAATCAG ATCTGGTACCAAAGGAGAATTTGGAGAGCTGgctaaattatttgaagaaagaattgCCAACAGTGGTGTTCAGAGCCTCAACAAAACCGAAGGATAAAGGGAAGATAACCAAG CGTGTGAAGGCAAAGAAGAATGCTGCTCCATTCGGAAGTGAAGTCTGCTTTGGGAAAGAGGGCCTTTGGAAACTTCTTGGAAGTTTTCAGGAGACTTGCGGCAAAGCCATTCAGGTTGGAGTAATTG GTTTCCCAAATGTGGGGAAAAGCAGCATTATCAATAGCTTAAAACAAGAACAGATGTGTAATGTTGGTGTATCCATGGGGCTTACAAG GAGCATGCAAGTTGTCCCCTTGGACAAACAGATCACAATCATAGATAGTCCAAGCTTCATCGTATCTCCACTTAATTCCTCCTCTGCACTTGCTCTGCGAAGTCCAGCAAGTATTGAAGTAGTAAAACCGATGGAGGCTGCCAGTGCCatccttgcccaggctgatgcTCGACAG gtagTACTGAAATATACTGTCCCAGGCTACAGGAATTCTCTGGAATTTTTTACTATGCTTGCTCAGAGAAGAGGTATGCACCAAAAAGGTGGAATCCCAAATGTTGAAGGTGCTGCCAAACTGCTGTGGTCTGAGTGGACAGG tGCGTCATTAGCTTACTATTGCCATACCCCTACATCTTGGACTCCTCCTCCATATTTTAATGAGAGTATTGTGGTAGACATGAAAAGGGACTTCAATCTGGAAGAACTGGAAAAGAACAATGCACAGAGCATAAAAG CCATCAAGGGTCCTCATTTGGCCAGTAGCATCCTTTTCCAGTCTTCTGGTCTGACAAATGgaataatagaagaaaaggaCATACATGAAGAATTGCCAAAACggaaagaaaggaagcaggaggaggaggaggatgacaAAGACAGTGATCAGGAAATTATTGATGAAGAAGTTGAT GAAAAGAGCTCAGGCATGTTTGCTGCAGAAGAGACAGGGGAGGCACTGTCTGAGGAGTCTACAGCAG GTGAACAGTCTACAAGGTCTTTTATCTTGGATAAAATGATTGAAGACGATGATGCTTATGACTTCAGTACAGATTATGTGTAA
- the GLT8D1 gene encoding glycosyltransferase 8 domain-containing protein 1 — MSFRKVNIIILVLAVALFLLVLHHNFLGLSSLLRNEVTDSGIVGPQPIDFVPNALRYAVDGRQEEIPVVIAASEDRLGGAIAAINSIQHNTRSNVIFYIVTLNNTADHLRSWLNSDSLKSIRYKIVNFDPKLLEGKVKEDPDQGESMKPLTFARFYLPILVPSAKKAIYMDDDVIVQGDILALYNTPLKPGHAAAFSEDCDSASTKVVIRGAGNQYNYIGYLDYKKERIRKLSMKASTCSFNPGVFVANLTEWKRQNITNQLEKWMKLNVEEGLYSRTLAGSITTPPLLIVFYQQHSTIDPMWNVRHLGSSAGKRYSPQFVKAAKLLHWNGHFKPWGRTASYTDVWEKWYIPDPTGKFNLIRRYTEISNIK, encoded by the exons ATGTCATTCCGTAAAG TAAACATCATCATCTTGGTCCTGGCTGTTGCTCTCTTCTTACTGGTTTTGCACCATAACTTCCTCGGCTTGAGCAGTTTGTTAAGGAATGAGGTTACAG ATTCAGGAATTGTGGGGCCTCAACCTATAGACTTTGTTCCAAATGCTCTCCGATATGCAGTAGATGGGAGACAAGAGGAGATTCCTGTGGTCATCGCTGCATCTGAAGACAGGCTTGGGGGGGCCATCGCAGCCATAAACAGCATTCAGCACAACACTCGCTCCAATGTGATTTTCTACATTGTTACTCTCAACAATACAGCAGACCATCTCCG GTCCTGGCTCAACAGTGATTCCCTGAAAAGTATCAGATACAAAATTGTCAATTTTGACCCTAAACTTTTGGAAGGGAAAGTAAAGGAGGATCCTGACCAGGGGGAATCCATGAAACCT ttaACCTTTGCAAGGTTCTACTTGCCAATTCTGGTTCCCAGCGCAAAGAAGGCCATATACATGGATGATGATGTAATTGTGCAAG GTGATATTCTTGCCCTTTACAATACACCACTGAAGCCAGGACATGCAGCTGCATTTTCAGAAGATTGTGATTCAGCCTCTACTAAAGTTGTCATCCGTGGAGCAGGAAACCAG TACAATTACATTGGCTATCTTGactataaaaaggaaagaattcgTAAGCTTTCCATGAAAGCCAGCACTTGCTCATTTAATCCTGGAGTTTTTGTTGCAAACCTGACAGAATGGAAACGACAGAATATAACTAACCAACTGGAAAAATGGATGAAACTCAATGTAGA AGAGGGATTGTATAGCAGAACCCTGGCTGGTAGCATCACAACACCTCCTCTGCTTATCGTATTTTATCAACAGCACTCTACCATCGATCCTATGTGGAATGTCCGCCACCTTG GTTCCAGTGCTGGAAAACGATATTCACCTCAGTTTGTAAAGGCTGCCAAATTACTCCATTGGAATGGACATTTTAAGCCATGGGGAAGGACTGCTTCATATACTGATGTTTGGGAAAAATGGTATATTCCAGACCCAACAGGCAAATTCAACCTAATCCGAAGATATACCGAGATCTCAAACATAAAGTGA
- the SPCS1 gene encoding signal peptidase complex subunit 1 isoform X1 has protein sequence MVRGGDMGCIGPSETSASGAAAIALPGVEGPPGNAQFQTLALTVHKSRSPSPRSLPPAVGCPPPQPAMLEHLSSLPTQMDYKGQKLAEQMFQGIILFSAIVGFIYGYVAEQFGWTVYIVMAGFAFSCLLTLPPWPIYRRHPLKWLPVQDSSTDDKKPGERKIKRHAKNN, from the exons ATGGTGCGGGGCGGGGACATGGGCTGTATCGGCCCGTCGGAGACTTCCGCTTCCGGGGCCGCAGCCATCGCTCTCCCGGGCGTAGAAGGCCCGCCTGGCAACGCGCAGTTTCAGACCTTGGCCCTCACAGTCCATAAGTCTCGGTCGCCCTCGCCTCGCAGCCTGCCACCCGCGGTCGGCTGCCCGCCTCCTCAGCCAGCCATGCTGGAGCATCTGAGCTCGCTGCCCACGCAGATG GATTACAAGGGCCAGAAGCTAGCTGAACAGATGTTTCAgggaattattcttttttctgca ATAGTTGGATTTATTTACGGATACGTGGCTGAACAGTTCGGGTGGACTGTCTATATAGTTATGGCCGgatttgctttttcatgtttg CTGACACTTCCTCCATGGCCCATTTATCGCCGGCATCCTCTCAAGTGGTTACCTGTTCAAGACTCAAGCACAGACGACAAGAAACcaggggaaagaaaaattaagaggcATGCTAAAAATAATTGA